The following proteins come from a genomic window of Pseudomonadota bacterium:
- the flgJ gene encoding flagellar assembly peptidoglycan hydrolase FlgJ — MINDTSGASVYTDFSGLARLRAAAGQQSPEALRETARQFEALFVQSMLKAMRDASPGDGMFESDQTQFYRDIYDRQLALEMVKGRGLGIADMLVRSLGGTEQAAAPPAHEPAAASVPLVPLHGVRRTLLDLQGQTAPLVDMTGAATGKVATGPDADWRPQNPDEFIRELLPHARRGAAALGLDPAVIVAQAALETGWGQKTMRHPDGRNTFNLFGIKADPGWGGDKVSVQTLEFEDGVAVKKRAAFRSYASLDEAISGYVEFLRGNPRYRQALQQAGDANAYLDGLESAGYATDPHYAEKIRTIMERIVPEQGNDLVADSGAAADS, encoded by the coding sequence ATGATCAATGATACGTCCGGAGCTTCTGTTTACACCGACTTCAGCGGTCTCGCTCGATTGCGGGCAGCGGCCGGCCAGCAGTCTCCCGAGGCCCTGCGCGAAACCGCGCGCCAATTCGAAGCCCTCTTCGTTCAATCCATGCTTAAGGCCATGCGTGATGCCAGTCCGGGCGATGGCATGTTCGAGAGCGACCAGACGCAATTCTATCGGGATATCTACGATCGCCAACTGGCCCTGGAGATGGTCAAGGGGCGTGGTCTCGGCATTGCGGATATGTTGGTACGGAGCCTGGGTGGGACGGAACAGGCAGCTGCGCCGCCGGCGCACGAGCCGGCGGCAGCGTCAGTCCCGCTGGTTCCGCTGCACGGGGTACGACGGACACTGCTGGACCTCCAGGGCCAGACGGCGCCGCTGGTCGACATGACGGGCGCCGCTACGGGTAAGGTTGCGACCGGCCCGGATGCTGACTGGCGGCCACAGAATCCGGACGAATTCATCCGCGAACTGTTGCCGCACGCCCGGCGCGGTGCCGCGGCACTGGGTCTGGACCCCGCTGTGATCGTTGCCCAGGCAGCGCTGGAGACAGGCTGGGGGCAAAAAACCATGCGTCATCCTGATGGTCGTAACACATTCAATTTATTCGGAATTAAGGCGGATCCTGGGTGGGGTGGAGACAAGGTCAGCGTCCAGACCCTTGAGTTCGAGGACGGAGTTGCCGTTAAAAAACGTGCGGCATTCCGCAGCTACGCCTCGCTGGACGAGGCAATATCCGGTTATGTCGAGTTCTTGCGCGGCAATCCGCGTTACCGCCAGGCGCTGCAGCAGGCTGGTGATGCGAACGCCTATCTGGACGGACTGGAGTCCGCCGGCTATGCGACGGACCCGCACTACGCGGAAAAGATCCGGACCATCATGGAGCGGATAGTGCCCGAACAGGGTAACGATCTGGTCGCGGATTCCGGTGCGGCTGCGGACAGCTGA